A window of Sphingobium herbicidovorans contains these coding sequences:
- a CDS encoding TetR/AcrR family transcriptional regulator: protein MAAAEALFLRNGLVRTSVDAIVAAARTSKRDFYKHFRDRQGIFLEIAQQSLMVPNTQMDAIRQTIEQDVHKLAFSSGDIQRFLHMSARFIYDMHLDAQSLGLFRAALAASMLHPEVSGAVYRARSRTLVASYLEDHREDHRLTFDDAHLAAIRFGHLATDGLRFMLGADPLSSEEREKLAWEVSGLFLDGHAAPRFRAGDELSRVDLSGDPTPSDAKPRRIIEAFADTRLSPAVWDRMLDTAWAEFGAHGYDDTSLGVVAQKAGVSRNALYRQYGSKENLFLASAGRVVDRVYGGFTVPQGQCGQVHEALIELALQLLQRFLIPENLDLHRQLLIHAGQRPGMTSRIYGYLTDTVLKALSPVFKRLGDLVIKQEVAARAPWRFFVLASFGTRFIFVPPEHREQRELATEAVYQFLYGCRR, encoded by the coding sequence ATGGCGGCTGCGGAGGCGCTGTTCCTGCGAAACGGCCTCGTCAGAACGAGTGTTGATGCAATCGTCGCCGCTGCGAGGACGAGCAAGCGCGATTTCTACAAGCATTTTAGGGATCGACAGGGGATCTTCCTCGAGATCGCTCAGCAATCGCTAATGGTGCCCAACACGCAGATGGATGCGATCCGGCAGACAATTGAACAAGATGTCCATAAGCTTGCATTCAGCAGTGGCGACATTCAACGGTTCCTGCATATGTCCGCCCGGTTCATCTACGATATGCATCTGGATGCGCAGAGCCTAGGTCTCTTCCGGGCCGCCTTAGCCGCCTCGATGCTGCACCCCGAAGTATCTGGGGCCGTGTACCGCGCGAGATCACGGACGTTGGTGGCAAGCTACCTTGAAGACCATCGGGAGGACCACCGCCTCACATTCGACGACGCTCATCTGGCCGCCATCAGGTTCGGTCATCTTGCCACTGATGGGTTACGATTCATGCTGGGAGCGGATCCACTCTCGTCGGAAGAACGAGAGAAATTAGCGTGGGAGGTTTCTGGTCTCTTCTTGGACGGGCATGCCGCGCCTCGGTTTCGCGCGGGGGATGAACTATCCAGGGTTGACCTCAGCGGCGACCCCACTCCGTCCGACGCTAAGCCGCGGCGCATTATCGAAGCATTCGCGGATACACGCCTTTCTCCTGCAGTATGGGACCGGATGCTTGACACGGCCTGGGCAGAGTTCGGAGCGCACGGTTATGATGACACAAGTTTGGGTGTGGTTGCGCAGAAGGCGGGTGTCTCGAGAAACGCACTCTATCGACAATATGGGTCAAAGGAGAACCTCTTCCTTGCAAGCGCAGGCAGGGTCGTCGATCGGGTTTATGGAGGCTTTACTGTGCCCCAGGGACAATGCGGGCAGGTACACGAGGCCTTGATTGAACTAGCTTTGCAACTACTTCAGCGGTTTCTAATTCCGGAGAACCTAGACTTACACAGACAGCTGCTAATCCACGCTGGGCAAAGACCTGGAATGACAAGTAGAATATACGGCTATCTCACCGACACTGTGCTCAAGGCTCTCTCACCAGTGTTCAAGCGCTTGGGCGATCTGGTGATCAAGCAGGAAGTAGCCGCTCGGGCACCCTGGCGCTTTTTCGTGCTTGCGAGCTTTGGGACGCGGTTTATCTTCGTTCCGCCAGAACATCGCGAACAGCGTGAACTCGCAACAGAGGCAGTTTACCAGTTCCTGTACGGGTGTCGAAGATGA
- a CDS encoding IS3 family transposase (programmed frameshift), translating into MMKHSEEFKQEAVRIALTSGLSRGRVASDLGVGKSTLNKWVSHYRPSDLVAAPQADLARENERLRFENRVLREEREIPKKGDSVLREPKAVRFAFVHSWRHRWPVELMCRVLQVSERGYRSWRSRPVSHRERTDMRVLAHIREQYSLSLGSYGRPRMTMELKEAGLDVGERRVGRLMRINGIKPVRTRKHKVTTDSHHRLGVAANWLDGDFAADAPNCKWAGDITYVWTSEGWLYLAVILDLHSRRVVGWAVSDRMKKDLAIRALDMAVRLRNPPHGCIFHSDRGSQYCSYDYQKKLQAYGLRPSMSGKGNCYDNSAVETFFKSLKAEMIWRQSWPTRRQAEAAIFQYINGFYNSRRRHSYLGGISPIAFEAKVA; encoded by the exons ATGATGAAGCATAGTGAAGAGTTCAAGCAGGAGGCTGTGCGCATTGCGCTGACCAGCGGGTTGTCGCGCGGACGCGTCGCGTCAGATTTGGGTGTCGGCAAGTCGACGCTGAACAAATGGGTTTCGCATTATCGTCCATCGGACCTGGTGGCAGCGCCGCAGGCAGATCTGGCACGAGAGAATGAACGGCTTCGCTTTGAGAACCGCGTGCTTCGGGAGGAGAGGGAAATCC CTAAAAAAGGCGACTCAGTTCTTCGCGAGCCAAAGGCCGTGAGGTTCGCCTTTGTGCACAGCTGGCGGCATCGTTGGCCGGTGGAGCTGATGTGCCGTGTCCTTCAGGTGAGCGAGCGCGGTTATCGTTCCTGGCGCTCGCGTCCAGTAAGTCATCGGGAGCGGACAGACATGAGGGTGCTGGCCCATATTCGGGAACAATATAGCCTCAGCCTTGGCAGCTACGGTCGTCCAAGGATGACGATGGAACTCAAGGAGGCGGGCCTTGATGTTGGTGAGCGTCGGGTCGGCCGCCTCATGCGGATCAACGGGATCAAGCCGGTCCGCACACGCAAACACAAGGTGACGACGGACAGCCACCATCGCTTGGGTGTCGCAGCGAACTGGTTGGATGGCGACTTTGCCGCCGATGCGCCAAATTGCAAATGGGCTGGCGACATCACCTATGTCTGGACATCGGAAGGCTGGCTCTACCTTGCCGTCATCCTCGACCTGCACAGCCGCCGTGTCGTTGGCTGGGCTGTCAGCGATAGGATGAAGAAGGATCTGGCGATCCGGGCATTGGATATGGCGGTGCGCCTGCGCAATCCGCCGCATGGCTGCATTTTTCATTCCGATCGCGGCAGCCAATATTGCTCCTATGACTACCAAAAGAAGCTGCAGGCCTACGGCCTGCGTCCATCCATGAGCGGCAAAGGCAATTGTTACGACAACTCCGCCGTCGAGACATTCTTCAAATCCCTGAAGGCGGAAATGATCTGGCGGCAGAGCTGGCCAACCCGGCGGCAAGCAGAGGCCGCCATCTTTCAGTACATCAATGGCTTCTACAACTCACGGCGGCGCCATTCATATCTGGGCGGGATCAGCCCAATCGCCTTTGAGGCCAAGGTGGCATAA
- a CDS encoding TonB-dependent receptor, translated as MGAHIASLGVASLACAMLASQALAQSEPAPNSAVAELAPGDIVVTARRREETAQNVPIALTAIGGATLEARGSFGLQQIQQQLPSMLISVVNPNNTNVNIRGLGANALFSNVGLENGVGVHVDGVYLARPGQSTFELVDLDRIEVLRGPQGTLFGKNTTAGAINIITRAPTFEPEAMVEGTIGSRGTYRGRLSLAGPLSDSVAARVTLSHGEHGAYVRNTISGQGVNESNNDSARAQLLFRPSETFRLRLIADYSSLQDSCCYAVIPDLIDRRVDGTPLPRPFLTRAAQVGYTPLPVDPFARRNDANRRQRINMEQYGFTGEAVLELDGAAITSLTSWRRWRFDPRVDADGIALDIFSRAQQVIDDHQISQELRIASTGERTFDYVVGGYFYDHDVDVNQLTQYGPDAPAFALGAANAINNAALNGFTVRSVSTLRGRSYAAFGQATWHATKALAVTLGLRYNDETKRGVFNQTTSESPDISGLPDAIRVPAQGIRNNFGLTNAYTARTHESNVTGQINVAYNFTPEILAYATYARGSKSGGINLTNVPPGVAPTVGPETVDHFELGVKSSLLDRHLILNGAIFNTTINDYQTTILDPSRSASYLTNGGKVRSRGAELEVRYMPSRAVNLYAAATYVDAEFLSFRNAPCAPEFFGLQTVCDLTGRQIPGAPRWSVSAGGDVTVPLSGRTEGYFGADYSYKSSYNSSSNLSAFTVVDGYALVNARAGLRFMDGAIDVSVFARNLFNKNYFTSLAVAGFNAGQITGFLGEPRIVGVTLRARY; from the coding sequence ATGGGTGCACATATCGCGTCGCTCGGGGTGGCGTCGCTCGCCTGTGCCATGTTGGCCTCCCAAGCATTGGCGCAGAGCGAGCCCGCTCCAAACTCCGCTGTCGCGGAACTCGCACCCGGTGACATCGTCGTTACCGCGCGCCGTCGCGAAGAGACCGCGCAGAACGTTCCGATCGCGCTGACCGCGATCGGCGGAGCGACGCTTGAGGCACGGGGCAGCTTCGGACTGCAGCAGATCCAGCAACAATTGCCGAGCATGTTGATCTCGGTCGTCAACCCGAACAACACCAACGTCAATATCCGCGGCCTCGGCGCCAATGCCCTGTTCAGCAATGTCGGGCTGGAGAATGGCGTCGGCGTCCATGTCGACGGCGTCTATCTCGCCCGGCCCGGCCAATCGACCTTCGAGCTGGTCGATCTCGATCGCATCGAGGTGCTACGCGGGCCGCAAGGCACGTTGTTCGGGAAGAACACCACCGCCGGCGCAATCAACATCATCACCCGCGCGCCGACCTTCGAACCGGAGGCGATGGTGGAAGGCACGATTGGTAGCCGCGGCACCTATCGCGGGCGGCTGAGCCTCGCAGGACCGCTAAGCGACAGCGTCGCTGCGCGCGTGACGCTTTCCCATGGGGAGCATGGGGCGTATGTCCGCAACACGATCAGCGGGCAGGGCGTGAACGAGAGCAACAATGATTCGGCGCGGGCGCAGCTTCTGTTCCGTCCGAGCGAGACCTTCAGGCTCCGCCTGATCGCGGACTATTCCAGCCTTCAGGACAGCTGCTGCTATGCCGTGATCCCCGACCTGATCGATCGCCGCGTGGATGGCACCCCGCTCCCGCGGCCATTTCTCACCCGGGCCGCTCAGGTGGGTTATACGCCGCTCCCCGTGGATCCCTTTGCCCGGCGCAACGACGCCAATCGACGGCAGCGGATCAACATGGAGCAGTACGGCTTCACCGGCGAGGCGGTGCTTGAGCTGGACGGCGCTGCGATCACCTCGCTCACCTCATGGCGGCGGTGGCGCTTCGATCCGCGGGTGGACGCGGACGGTATCGCGCTCGATATCTTCTCACGCGCGCAGCAGGTGATCGACGACCACCAAATCTCGCAGGAGCTGCGCATCGCCTCTACCGGCGAGCGGACGTTCGACTATGTCGTCGGCGGCTATTTCTATGACCACGACGTGGATGTCAATCAGCTCACTCAATATGGGCCGGATGCACCAGCCTTCGCGCTCGGCGCCGCCAACGCGATAAACAACGCGGCCCTGAACGGCTTCACCGTCCGCAGTGTCTCGACTCTTCGCGGACGCAGCTACGCGGCGTTCGGGCAGGCGACGTGGCATGCAACCAAGGCGCTCGCGGTGACGTTGGGCCTGCGCTACAATGACGAGACCAAGCGCGGTGTCTTCAACCAGACGACGTCGGAAAGCCCCGACATCTCCGGCTTGCCCGACGCGATCCGAGTCCCAGCGCAGGGGATCCGCAATAATTTTGGGCTCACCAACGCCTATACGGCGCGGACGCACGAGAGCAACGTGACGGGCCAGATCAACGTAGCATACAACTTCACGCCGGAAATCCTCGCCTACGCGACCTATGCGCGCGGCAGCAAATCCGGCGGGATCAACCTTACCAACGTTCCGCCCGGCGTCGCGCCGACGGTGGGGCCGGAGACGGTCGATCATTTCGAGCTCGGAGTGAAGAGCAGCCTGCTCGACCGGCACCTGATCCTGAACGGCGCGATCTTCAACACCACGATCAACGATTATCAGACCACCATCCTCGACCCGTCGCGCTCGGCCAGCTATCTCACCAATGGAGGCAAGGTCCGATCCCGTGGGGCGGAGCTCGAGGTGCGCTATATGCCGAGCCGAGCCGTCAACCTTTACGCCGCCGCCACCTATGTCGATGCCGAATTCCTGTCCTTCAGGAACGCTCCGTGCGCACCCGAGTTTTTCGGACTGCAGACCGTTTGCGATCTCACCGGGCGACAGATCCCGGGCGCGCCGCGCTGGTCCGTCTCGGCGGGCGGCGACGTCACGGTGCCGCTGAGCGGCAGGACCGAGGGCTATTTCGGCGCCGATTACAGCTATAAGTCCAGCTACAACAGCAGTTCGAACCTGTCCGCCTTTACGGTCGTCGATGGCTATGCACTGGTAAATGCACGCGCCGGCCTGCGCTTCATGGACGGTGCCATTGACGTTTCCGTCTTCGCCCGCAACCTGTTCAATAAAAACTACTTCACGAGTCTTGCCGTCGCCGGGTTCAACGCCGGCCAGATCACTGGCTTCCTGGGAGAGCCGCGCATAGTCGGTGTCACCCTGCGGGCCCGCTACTAG
- a CDS encoding GlxA family transcriptional regulator: MTRLVAFAIFPRFQLMDVAGPIAAFDFANLVSPGAYVLTLCAPTSGVVRSSAGVSLEAEAFGSGPFDTVIVSGGYGLGDMDSISAVAQWLAREASTAKRVASVCVGSYALAEAGLLDGIRATTHWGWIDDFARRYPKVVVDRNAVFLREDKYWTSAGISAGIEMAIALIQDDLGPDAARAVMHEMFVHTRTAEGHVEPSWLQATGCASKRFDALRMWMRANVAKPMSVDLLAEKMSMSPRTFARLFREETGVTPAKAVERMRLEAARAMLTTGAASIEFVAEAAGFGKTERMRRAFQRFSGEVPKAIRQAARTLANEPDPLAQVLWIPATSVTRD; this comes from the coding sequence ATGACGCGGCTGGTCGCGTTCGCAATTTTTCCGCGCTTCCAGCTCATGGATGTGGCGGGACCTATTGCAGCCTTTGACTTTGCTAATCTGGTCTCGCCTGGCGCATATGTCCTTACTCTTTGCGCACCTACAAGCGGCGTTGTCAGGAGTAGCGCCGGCGTTTCACTTGAGGCAGAGGCCTTCGGCTCTGGCCCTTTCGACACCGTGATTGTGTCCGGTGGATATGGGTTGGGGGACATGGACAGCATTTCTGCGGTTGCCCAGTGGCTGGCGCGCGAAGCTTCCACTGCGAAACGCGTAGCATCCGTATGCGTAGGATCCTACGCGCTTGCCGAGGCCGGGCTTCTAGACGGGATCCGCGCCACGACGCATTGGGGCTGGATCGATGATTTTGCGCGCCGCTATCCCAAGGTCGTCGTTGATCGAAATGCTGTGTTCCTCCGCGAGGACAAATACTGGACCTCCGCAGGAATAAGCGCAGGTATCGAAATGGCCATCGCGCTCATCCAGGACGATCTTGGCCCGGACGCCGCTCGGGCGGTAATGCACGAAATGTTTGTTCATACCCGCACCGCAGAGGGTCACGTCGAGCCTTCGTGGCTCCAGGCGACTGGTTGTGCGTCCAAGCGGTTCGATGCGTTGCGCATGTGGATGCGGGCGAATGTCGCGAAACCCATGTCCGTCGATCTGCTGGCGGAGAAGATGAGCATGAGCCCCCGCACATTCGCCCGGCTTTTTCGTGAGGAGACCGGAGTGACGCCCGCGAAGGCTGTTGAACGTATGCGCCTCGAGGCTGCGCGTGCAATGCTGACAACCGGCGCCGCCTCGATCGAATTTGTAGCAGAAGCCGCCGGGTTTGGAAAAACGGAGCGCATGCGGCGCGCCTTTCAACGGTTTTCGGGAGAGGTGCCCAAGGCCATTCGTCAGGCTGCGCGCACTCTTGCCAACGAACCGGATCCGCTGGCGCAAGTGCTGTGGATACCCGCCACCTCTGTCACGCGAGATTAA
- a CDS encoding arylsulfatase: MRAMQLITGMFFVVATAANAEAAQADVARGRPMAGHNPESVAHASKPNIIYILLDDTGFGDLGSFGSEIATPNLDRLAAEGLRYNAFHTRAICSPSRAALLTGRNSHSVGMGNLTNVVTDAPGKRGEISHAAATIAEVLRPAGYSTFAVGKWHLAPMSAAHGANDKSQWPLQRGFDQYFGFIGGMADQFHPELVMDNTLVPAPKSPDYHFTTDMVDRSIGLVQAVKARDPEQPFFLYFAPGATHAPHQAPARFIDRYNAVYAEGWDRIRAKRFARQKQFGLIPKNTRLPPRNSDVKPWDSLSRGEKKVAARLQAAYAGFLEHTDAEIGRLLTFLDRAGLRNDTIIVVMSDNGASPEGEAHGTTNLTFSVANTARATEALDDLVRRLPQVGSDRTYSNYPLGWAMVSNTPFTQYKQSVNEGGLRAPLIVSWPKGIQKKGAVRPQFVDIIDITPTILDVVDVEVPTSFRGVAQQPLEGASIAATFADPAAPEARRAQYFELWGQRAVWHEGWKATALHIAGQPFETDAWALYNQRNDFSASRNVAGRHPQIVAKLKETWLQEAKKYNVLPLDDRGLRDPAFHKALKAPNEYRYFAGTQQIPSDASPRVLNKSFAVTAFVDRKDLNAEGVLIASGDRFGGYVFYVKENRLHFDFNDFGKHLVVTSSAQVPIGQSQLGYRFERTGDFVGRGTLTIDGRSVGSMELKSTPTVSISWSSTDIGLDVGSPVSDAYAEKQAFAFPKEQLKEVVVNTD, translated from the coding sequence ATGCGAGCCATGCAGCTCATAACCGGTATGTTTTTCGTGGTGGCTACCGCGGCCAACGCCGAGGCGGCGCAGGCTGATGTCGCCCGCGGGAGACCGATGGCAGGACACAATCCCGAGAGTGTCGCTCACGCCAGTAAGCCGAACATCATCTACATTCTCCTGGACGACACGGGGTTTGGCGACCTTGGAAGCTTCGGCTCAGAAATCGCTACGCCGAATCTCGATCGGCTAGCTGCCGAGGGGCTGCGCTATAACGCCTTCCACACGCGGGCGATTTGCTCACCCTCGCGCGCCGCATTGCTTACGGGGCGCAACAGCCATTCGGTCGGCATGGGCAATCTGACTAATGTGGTAACTGATGCGCCAGGGAAGCGTGGCGAGATCAGCCATGCTGCGGCGACGATTGCGGAGGTTTTGCGTCCGGCTGGCTACAGCACCTTTGCCGTCGGTAAATGGCATCTCGCTCCCATGTCGGCGGCGCACGGCGCGAACGACAAGAGCCAGTGGCCGCTCCAGCGCGGCTTTGACCAGTATTTCGGCTTCATTGGTGGCATGGCGGATCAGTTCCACCCAGAGTTGGTCATGGACAATACGCTTGTGCCTGCGCCAAAGTCTCCTGATTATCACTTCACGACGGATATGGTCGACCGAAGCATAGGCCTAGTTCAGGCTGTGAAAGCGCGCGACCCCGAGCAGCCGTTCTTCCTCTATTTTGCACCCGGTGCAACTCACGCGCCGCATCAGGCGCCGGCACGATTTATCGATAGGTATAATGCTGTCTACGCGGAGGGATGGGACCGCATTCGTGCAAAGCGCTTTGCACGACAGAAGCAGTTCGGCCTTATCCCGAAAAATACGAGGCTCCCGCCCCGCAATTCCGATGTTAAGCCGTGGGATAGCTTGAGCCGCGGAGAGAAGAAGGTCGCCGCCCGGCTTCAAGCTGCATATGCCGGTTTTCTCGAGCATACCGACGCTGAAATCGGGCGGCTGCTGACCTTCCTCGACCGCGCAGGGCTCCGCAACGACACCATCATCGTCGTGATGTCGGACAATGGTGCTAGCCCGGAGGGAGAGGCGCACGGAACAACCAATCTGACGTTCAGCGTCGCCAACACAGCACGAGCAACAGAGGCGCTGGATGATCTGGTGCGACGTTTGCCCCAGGTCGGATCCGATCGCACCTACAGCAACTATCCGCTGGGCTGGGCAATGGTCAGCAACACACCGTTCACCCAGTACAAGCAGAGCGTTAACGAAGGAGGCTTACGGGCGCCTCTTATTGTTTCCTGGCCGAAGGGTATTCAAAAGAAAGGCGCGGTACGACCGCAGTTCGTAGATATCATTGACATCACACCGACCATACTCGACGTGGTTGACGTGGAGGTCCCCACCTCTTTCCGAGGCGTTGCGCAGCAGCCGCTCGAAGGCGCTAGTATCGCCGCGACGTTTGCCGATCCGGCGGCGCCAGAAGCGCGCCGCGCGCAATATTTCGAGCTGTGGGGGCAACGAGCGGTTTGGCACGAGGGCTGGAAGGCCACCGCATTGCACATTGCCGGACAACCATTCGAAACGGACGCATGGGCGTTGTATAATCAGCGGAATGATTTTTCTGCCTCCCGCAACGTAGCCGGCAGACATCCACAGATAGTCGCCAAGCTCAAAGAAACATGGCTGCAAGAAGCCAAAAAGTACAACGTTCTACCGCTGGACGACCGCGGCCTCCGCGACCCGGCCTTTCACAAGGCTCTCAAAGCACCGAACGAGTACCGGTATTTCGCCGGTACACAGCAGATCCCCTCTGACGCCTCACCACGCGTTCTGAATAAGTCATTTGCTGTAACCGCTTTTGTCGATCGAAAGGACTTAAACGCCGAAGGCGTCCTTATAGCGTCAGGTGATCGATTTGGAGGCTACGTATTCTACGTCAAGGAAAACCGCCTTCACTTTGACTTCAACGACTTTGGTAAGCATTTGGTCGTCACTTCTAGCGCGCAGGTACCCATCGGACAATCGCAACTGGGATATCGGTTCGAAAGAACCGGGGACTTTGTAGGCAGGGGTACCCTCACGATCGACGGGCGATCCGTTGGCAGCATGGAGCTCAAGTCAACGCCGACAGTGTCTATCTCCTGGTCGAGCACGGACATTGGTCTCGATGTCGGATCACCAGTTAGCGACGCCTATGCGGAAAAGCAGGCGTTTGCGTTTCCGAAGGAGCAACTCAAGGAAGTCGTAGTCAACACCGATTAA